The proteins below come from a single Stomoxys calcitrans chromosome 1, idStoCalc2.1, whole genome shotgun sequence genomic window:
- the LOC131996018 gene encoding uncharacterized protein LOC131996018 — MAPYPVTIFNNILQTATHPVALKIHRIVPIPKEPNVTTMEKFRQIAVLPVLRTFRQISEYLDRNNILSECQYGFKKVCGTEKAAVNIMSAICNGLDEGTKGVGAIFNDFSKAFDRVDHTIWLDELQYYGFGGNTLRILESYLGNRRQFVQIRSQKSSATRVMYGVPQDDIWPVYAYKNDTIWNNMEREAAFINEHVRINRLFLNANKTKVIRFRPHCSENNFGVKVNASLE, encoded by the exons ATGGCTCCGTATCCAGTTACTATTTTCAACAATATTTTACAAACAGCCACGCATCCCGTTGCCTTGAAAATACACAGGATTGTTCCGATACCGAAGGAACCCAATGTTACCACGATGGAAAAGTTCAGACAAATTGCTGTTTTGCCGGTTTTGAGAACATTTCGACAAATCTCTGAATATCTGGACCGCAATAATATCCTCAGTGAATGTCAGTACGGATTTAAGAAGGTTTGTGGGACTGAGAAGGCGGCTGTGAACATTATGTCAGCTATTTGTAACGGGCTGGATGAGGGTACTAAAGGTGTCGGTGCTATATTTAATGATTTTTCAAAGGCTTTTGACCGTGTCGATCACACAATTTGGTTGGATGAGTTACAATATTATGGATTTGGTGGAAATACATTACGGATACTGGAAAGCTATTTAGGAAACAGAAGACAGTTTGTACAAATTAGAAGTCAAAAGAGTTCAGCAACACGGGTCATGTATGGGGTACCTCAAG ATGACATTTGGCCTGTTTACGCTTACAAGAATGACACAATATGGAATAATATGGAACGTGAAGCTGCTTTTATCAATGAACATGTCAGGATAAATAGACTATTTTTGAATGCAAACAAAACGAAAGTTATACGTTTTCGACCCCATTGCAGTGAGAACAACTTCGGTGTTAAAGTGAATGCTTCTTTGGAATAA
- the LOC106094217 gene encoding inactive ubiquitin carboxyl-terminal hydrolase MINDY-4B, which translates to MAAQFTAQGGIPITPALAMELRQLVFGTSAIPMRAEWTQTPFLFGSPKDEYAYGLRSQRNATRGLLSVVQGFVLKNLLFGRKTTRAAALADPLSPTVDMQRDALVSALIEILRIIADKGKVVVVLPSPDECFVDHSALYFHDGVTEKLYLFTLNHSDELEFFIKRNYKVFTAEDSPGTLLFLYSAVLTRTMGRVRSDLDSTKTVPLTMTNNEEGSLMIVTLLLTGRATPYIHNGVINVGDESSYAVPQYGVLSRCVIGLLLWENEAGQNSLVVRQPGSRLKTPNYPIWITLCAGHYGVMFNRNADLLRNYHAESRFDLYYYSCSGREIIFSIDNRSYNDQALGMLERQMSSTESTSLSGKPKDDIGKEEVKEELAVNTPLQKLIHTKWEEAQVRFQAQPSTLSYLFSTQQ; encoded by the exons ATGGCAGCTCAATTTACAGCACAAGGTGGTATACCCATTACACCAGCATTGGCTATG GAACTCCGACAATTAGTATTTGGTACTTCGGCTATTCCCATGCGCGCTGAATGGACTCAGACTCCTTTTTTGTTTGGTTCGCCCAAGGATGAATATGCCTATGGTCTTAGATCTCAACGCAATGCCACCAGAGGCCTTTTGTCTGTGGTCCAGGGCTTTGTTTTGAAGAATCTGTTGTTTGGTCGCAAGACCACCAGAGCTGCAGCCTTGGCAGA TCCTTTGTCGCCCACTGTGGATATGCAAAGAGATGCCCTGGTTTCAgctttaatagaaattttgcgTATTATTGCCGATAAGGGTAAAGTGGTGGTGGTCTTACCCTCACCGGATGAGTGTTTTGTGGACCATAGtgctttgtattttcatgatGGTGTTACCGAAAAG cTCTACCTTTTCACCCTAAATCATAGTGATGAATTGGAGTTTTTCATTAAAAGGAATTATAAAGTG tTTACAGCAGAAGATTCTCCCGGAACATTGCTGTTCTTATATAGTGCAGTTCTTACACGAACCATGGGAAG GGTTCGTAGTGATTTGGATTCtaccaaaactgtgccgctgacTATGACAAACAATGAAGAGGGATCCCTAATGATTGTAACCCTTTTGCTAACCGGTCGAGCCACACCCTACATACACAATGGTGTCATAAATGTGGGCGATGAAAGTAGCTAT GCCGTACcgcaatatggagttttaagtCGCTGTGTCATAGGCCTATTGCTGTGGGAAAATGAAGCTGGACAG AACTCTTTGGTGGTGCGGCAGCCTGGCTCTCGTTTGAAAACTCCCAATTACCCTATTTGGATAACTTTGTGTGCAGGTCACTATGGAGTTATGTTTAATCGCAATGCTGATCTCTTAAGAAATTATCATGCCGAGTCCCGTTTTGATTTGTACTACTACAGTTGTTCCGGTCGTGAGATTATTTTCTCCATAGATAATCGTTCATACAATGATCAAGCCTTGGGCATGTTGGAACGTCAAATGTCTTCAACGGAAAGCACTTCGCTATCGGGTAAACCCAAAGATGACATTGGCAAAGAAGAAGTTAAAGAAGAGTTGGCTGTGAATACGCCGCTGCAAAAGTTGATACACACCAAATGGGAAGAGGCACAGGTGCGTTTTCAGGCACAACCCTCAACTTTGAGTTATTTATTCAGTACTCAACAGTAA